One segment of Phaeacidiphilus oryzae TH49 DNA contains the following:
- the yajC gene encoding preprotein translocase subunit YajC: MSIATLIPLILIVGVMFLMTRSAKNKQRQQQQMRNTMEPGAGVRTIGGLYGRVVEVHDETVELEIDEDVHVHFAKNAIAAVLDSAEYERIVNRVEPPAAADEVEAETEAADGTAADDEAAEPAAEAPAAKDEQDAVVVAEADKAVAEPADEAKKDQESVSK, encoded by the coding sequence GTGAGTATTGCCACCCTGATTCCGCTGATTCTGATCGTCGGCGTGATGTTCCTCATGACCCGCTCGGCGAAGAACAAGCAGCGCCAGCAGCAGCAGATGCGGAACACCATGGAGCCCGGCGCCGGCGTGCGTACCATCGGCGGCCTCTACGGCCGCGTCGTCGAGGTGCACGACGAGACCGTCGAGCTCGAGATCGACGAGGACGTCCACGTCCACTTCGCCAAGAACGCCATCGCCGCGGTCCTCGACTCGGCCGAGTACGAGCGCATCGTGAACCGCGTCGAGCCGCCCGCGGCCGCCGACGAGGTCGAGGCCGAGACCGAGGCCGCCGACGGGACCGCGGCCGACGACGAGGCCGCCGAGCCCGCCGCCGAGGCCCCCGCGGCCAAGGACGAGCAGGACGCCGTCGTCGTCGCCGAGGCGGACAAGGCCGTCGCGGAGCCCGCCGACGAGGCGAAGAAGGACCAGGAGTCCGTCAGCAAGTAA